One window of the Pseudarthrobacter sp. ATCC 49987 genome contains the following:
- a CDS encoding ATP-dependent Clp protease ATP-binding subunit codes for MFERFTDRARRVVVLAQEEARMLNHNYIGTEHILLGLIHEGEGVAAKALESLSISLDGVREQVQEIIGQGQQAPSGHIPFTPRAKKVLELSLREALQLGHNYIGTEHILLGLIREGEGVAAQVLVKLGADLNRVRQQVIQLLSGYQGKETTGAGVGPGQAEGTPAGSVVLDQFGRNLTQAARENKLDPVIGRESEMERVMQVLSRRTKNNPVLIGEPGVGKTAVVEGLAQAIVRGDVPETIKDKQLYTLDLGSLVAGSRYRGDFEERLKKVLKEIRTRGDIILFIDEIHTLVGAGAAEGAIDAASILKPMLARGELQTIGATTLDEYRKHIEKDAALERRFQPIQVKEPSVAHAIEILKGLRDRYEAHHRVTITDGALASAASLSERYISDRFLPDKAIDLIDEAGARLRIRRMTAPPELKVMDEKIAAMKLEKESAIDAQDFEGAASLRDKEQKLIAERAEKERQWKTGGMDDISEVDEDLIAEVLANSTGIPVFKLTEEESSRLLKMEDELHKRVVGQDEAIKSLSQAIRRTRAGLKDPKRPGGSFIFAGPTGVGKTELAKALAEFLFGEEDALITLDMSEYSEKHTVSRLFGAPPGYVGYEEGGQLTEKVRRRPFSVVLFDEVEKAHADLFNSLLQILEDGRLTDSQGRVVDFKNTVIIMTTNLGTRDISKSVATGFQSGTDTQTGYNRMRARVTEELKQHFRPEFLNRVDDVVVFPQLTQDEIIEIVDMFVGRLEKRLKDKDMGIELTPAAKILLATRGYDPAMGARPLRRTIQREIEDQLSEKILFGEIHAGDIVVVDVDGEGDDAKFTFAGNTKPRIPEIAPSV; via the coding sequence ATGTTTGAGCGATTTACGGACCGTGCCCGTCGCGTCGTTGTGCTTGCCCAAGAAGAGGCACGCATGCTGAACCACAATTACATCGGTACAGAACACATCCTCTTGGGTCTGATCCATGAAGGTGAAGGTGTTGCGGCCAAGGCCCTTGAGTCCTTGAGCATTTCGCTCGACGGCGTCCGCGAGCAGGTACAGGAGATCATCGGCCAGGGCCAGCAGGCCCCGTCCGGACACATCCCCTTCACCCCCCGCGCCAAGAAGGTCCTGGAGCTCTCGCTCCGCGAGGCGCTGCAGCTGGGACACAACTACATCGGCACGGAGCACATCCTGCTCGGCCTCATCCGCGAGGGTGAAGGTGTAGCCGCCCAAGTGCTGGTCAAGCTCGGTGCTGACCTCAACCGCGTCCGCCAGCAGGTCATCCAGCTGCTCTCGGGTTACCAGGGCAAGGAAACCACCGGCGCCGGTGTTGGCCCAGGCCAGGCCGAAGGCACTCCTGCCGGTTCCGTCGTCCTGGACCAGTTCGGCCGCAACCTGACCCAGGCTGCCCGCGAGAACAAGCTGGACCCCGTCATCGGGCGCGAATCCGAAATGGAACGCGTCATGCAGGTCCTTTCCCGCCGCACCAAGAACAACCCCGTGCTGATCGGTGAGCCCGGTGTCGGCAAGACCGCCGTCGTCGAAGGCCTTGCCCAGGCGATTGTTCGCGGCGACGTCCCGGAGACCATCAAGGACAAGCAGCTGTACACGCTGGACCTCGGGTCCCTCGTGGCAGGATCCCGCTACCGCGGTGACTTCGAAGAGCGCCTCAAGAAGGTCCTCAAGGAAATCCGCACCCGCGGCGACATCATCCTGTTCATCGATGAGATCCACACCCTCGTGGGTGCCGGTGCAGCCGAAGGCGCCATCGACGCGGCCTCGATCCTGAAGCCCATGCTGGCCCGCGGCGAGCTCCAGACCATCGGTGCCACCACGCTGGACGAGTACCGCAAGCACATCGAAAAGGATGCCGCGCTGGAGCGCCGTTTCCAGCCGATCCAGGTCAAGGAACCCTCCGTCGCTCACGCGATCGAGATCCTCAAGGGCCTCCGCGACCGGTACGAGGCGCACCACCGCGTCACCATCACCGACGGCGCCCTCGCCTCGGCGGCCAGCCTCTCCGAGCGTTACATCTCGGACCGCTTCCTGCCGGACAAGGCGATCGACCTGATCGACGAGGCCGGCGCCCGGCTGCGCATCCGGCGGATGACCGCCCCGCCCGAGCTCAAGGTGATGGACGAGAAAATCGCGGCCATGAAGCTGGAGAAGGAATCCGCGATTGACGCGCAGGACTTCGAGGGCGCCGCCTCGCTGCGCGACAAGGAGCAGAAGCTCATTGCCGAGCGTGCCGAGAAGGAACGCCAGTGGAAGACCGGCGGCATGGACGACATCTCCGAGGTGGATGAGGATCTCATCGCCGAAGTGCTGGCGAACTCCACCGGCATCCCGGTCTTCAAGCTGACCGAGGAAGAGTCCTCGCGACTGCTGAAGATGGAAGACGAACTGCACAAGCGCGTTGTCGGCCAGGACGAGGCCATCAAGTCCCTGTCCCAGGCGATCCGCCGCACCCGTGCAGGCCTGAAGGACCCGAAGCGTCCGGGCGGTTCGTTCATCTTCGCCGGCCCCACCGGCGTCGGCAAGACCGAGCTCGCCAAGGCCCTGGCCGAATTCCTCTTCGGTGAGGAAGACGCCCTGATTACGCTGGACATGTCCGAGTACTCGGAGAAGCACACCGTGTCGCGCCTCTTCGGTGCCCCTCCGGGCTACGTGGGCTACGAGGAAGGCGGACAGCTGACCGAGAAGGTCCGGCGTCGTCCGTTCTCCGTGGTGCTGTTCGACGAAGTGGAGAAGGCGCACGCGGACCTCTTCAACTCGCTGCTGCAGATCCTGGAAGACGGCCGCCTGACCGACTCCCAGGGCCGCGTGGTGGACTTCAAGAACACCGTGATCATCATGACCACCAACCTCGGCACCCGGGACATCTCCAAGAGCGTTGCCACCGGCTTCCAGTCGGGCACGGACACGCAGACCGGCTACAACCGGATGCGGGCCCGCGTGACGGAGGAGCTCAAGCAGCATTTCCGCCCCGAGTTCCTGAACCGTGTTGACGACGTTGTGGTCTTCCCGCAGCTGACCCAGGACGAGATCATCGAGATCGTGGACATGTTCGTTGGCCGGCTGGAGAAGCGCCTCAAGGACAAGGACATGGGCATCGAGCTCACGCCCGCGGCCAAGATCCTGCTGGCAACCCGCGGCTACGACCCCGCCATGGGTGCCCGGCCGCTGCGCCGGACCATCCAGCGCGAGATCGAGGACCAGCTCTCCGAGAAGATCCTCTTCGGCGAAATCCACGCCGGCGACATCGTCGTCGTGGATGTGGACGGCGAAGGCGACGACGCCAAGTTCACCTTCGCGGGAAACACCAAGCCGCGCATCCCGGAGATCGCTCCGAGCGTCTAG
- a CDS encoding DUF4175 domain-containing protein — translation MGRQDNPGTHGSRPGASGNGARPGRPAVRKPARKPVGKPARKPVSPVYRRRRLFVGAALLLVIAIALGGFAAVASVLNAGQSPSGGGSAPSGQETGPAGAPETTASPSASPTGNGCEQNLVTVTASTDKPAYAAGENPLLSLKVTNGNKVPCEVNIGTSQMEFLVTSGSDRIFSSTDCQKDATELVKTIAPGQSETANFLWERNRSVEGCKLIEAKPGAGGAYYVFTARLATKTSPKAVFQLN, via the coding sequence ATGGGCAGGCAAGACAATCCAGGAACTCACGGTTCCCGCCCGGGCGCATCCGGCAACGGAGCACGCCCGGGCCGGCCCGCCGTACGTAAACCCGCGCGCAAACCCGTAGGCAAGCCTGCCCGGAAACCGGTCAGCCCCGTCTACCGCCGCCGCCGGCTGTTCGTGGGCGCCGCCCTCCTGCTCGTGATCGCGATCGCCCTTGGGGGGTTCGCCGCCGTCGCAAGTGTCCTCAACGCCGGGCAGTCCCCGTCCGGCGGGGGATCGGCTCCGTCCGGCCAGGAAACGGGCCCGGCGGGCGCCCCGGAAACCACGGCTTCCCCGTCAGCATCTCCGACGGGCAACGGCTGCGAGCAGAACCTGGTAACGGTCACGGCCTCCACGGACAAACCTGCCTACGCGGCCGGGGAGAACCCGCTGCTCTCGCTCAAAGTGACGAACGGCAACAAGGTGCCGTGCGAGGTCAATATCGGCACCTCACAAATGGAATTCCTGGTCACCAGCGGCTCGGACCGGATCTTCTCGTCCACTGACTGCCAGAAGGACGCCACCGAGCTCGTGAAGACCATCGCACCGGGGCAAAGTGAGACGGCCAACTTCCTGTGGGAGCGCAACCGCTCGGTCGAAGGCTGCAAGCTCATCGAGGCCAAACCGGGAGCCGGCGGCGCGTATTACGTCTTCACCGCACGGCTGGCGACCAAGACCAGCCCCAAAGCCGTGTTCCAGCTCAACTAG
- a CDS encoding amino-acid N-acetyltransferase codes for MTEQIRIRLARTSDVGAIKTLVAPLADQRILMAKETVAYYESLQEFRIAESPDGEVIGCGALHVMWEDLAEVRTLAASDAWRGKGVGHLLVERLLADARALGVSRVFCLTFEVDFFKKHGFEVMADQTAVDPVVYSELLRSHDEGVAEFLDLARVKPNTLGNTRMIKTL; via the coding sequence GTGACTGAACAAATCCGCATCCGCCTTGCCCGCACCAGCGATGTCGGGGCGATCAAGACGCTCGTGGCTCCGCTGGCCGATCAGCGGATCCTCATGGCCAAGGAAACCGTGGCCTACTACGAGAGCCTGCAGGAGTTCCGGATCGCCGAGTCGCCGGACGGTGAAGTAATCGGATGTGGGGCCCTGCACGTGATGTGGGAGGACCTCGCCGAAGTGCGCACGCTCGCGGCCTCGGACGCCTGGCGTGGGAAGGGTGTGGGCCACCTGCTGGTTGAGCGGCTGCTGGCGGACGCCCGGGCGCTGGGCGTTTCCCGGGTCTTCTGCCTGACTTTCGAGGTGGACTTCTTCAAAAAGCACGGCTTCGAAGTCATGGCCGACCAGACCGCCGTCGACCCCGTGGTGTATTCCGAGCTGCTGCGCTCGCATGATGAGGGCGTTGCCGAGTTCCTGGACCTCGCCCGGGTGAAGCCCAATACGCTCGGCAACACCCGGATGATCAAAACCCTGTAG
- a CDS encoding prolyl oligopeptidase family serine peptidase gives MASNDSETLSEKPETPFHDLDHYLAIPKVSGLALSPDGRRLVTTVATLNPKGTEYGTALWELDPEGQKQARRITRSAKGEAGAVFAASGDLYFSSARPDPETPEADPVNALWMLPSDGGEARVVLSRAGGVSALLAAKESGALFVNASVLAGATDEDSDEERRKVRKDNKVAAILHSGYPVRYWDADLGPAQPRLFAVEPGEEQEPGKPATVDAASPLKLRNLTPDAGAGLRDAEPVVSPDGKTIYSSFNKPLARANSRSILVAIDVATGTRQVLLDTEGMSYFPGPVSPDNRTLVVLSESDTTPAAAPQVKLHLFDVSGAATRAAGGAALTPLAHGWDRWPHPAAWLPDGSALLVTADEDGASPVFRISVTGDGGAGQVTRLTADTAAYTDVVVAPDGRTAYALRSSYEFPAEAVRIDLAGGGDVVRLPAPAERPHYKGSLERVATTAADGTRVPAYLALPEGATAGNPAPLLLWIHGGPLGSWNAWTWRWNPWLLVARGYAVLLPDPALSTGYGQHHIQRGWGEWGKAPFTDLMAITDAVVQRPDIDETRTAAMGGSFGGYMANWVAGHTDRFKAIVTHASLWALDQFGPTTDAAQYWLKEMTAEMALENSPHLHVENISTPMLVIHGDKDYRVPIGEGLRLWYELLSKSRLAADENGETDHRFLYFPDENHWILQPRHAKVWYGVVEHFLAKNLLDKDLPVPEELGL, from the coding sequence ATGGCTTCCAACGATTCAGAGACCCTGAGCGAAAAACCCGAAACACCCTTCCATGACCTGGACCATTACCTCGCCATCCCGAAGGTGAGCGGCCTGGCCTTGAGCCCCGACGGCAGGCGGCTGGTCACCACCGTGGCCACTCTTAATCCAAAGGGCACCGAATACGGCACCGCCCTGTGGGAACTGGATCCCGAGGGCCAGAAGCAGGCCCGCCGGATCACGCGCAGCGCCAAGGGTGAGGCCGGGGCCGTGTTCGCCGCCAGCGGTGATCTGTACTTCAGCTCCGCACGGCCCGACCCGGAGACCCCGGAGGCGGATCCCGTGAACGCCCTGTGGATGCTGCCCTCGGACGGCGGCGAGGCCCGCGTCGTGCTTTCCCGGGCCGGCGGAGTCAGTGCACTGCTGGCGGCCAAGGAGAGCGGCGCGCTCTTCGTTAACGCTTCCGTCCTGGCCGGGGCCACGGATGAGGACAGTGATGAGGAGCGCCGCAAGGTGCGCAAGGACAACAAGGTCGCGGCCATCCTGCACAGCGGCTACCCCGTCCGCTATTGGGACGCCGACCTCGGGCCTGCCCAGCCGAGGCTCTTCGCCGTCGAACCGGGTGAGGAGCAGGAACCGGGCAAACCCGCAACCGTTGACGCTGCGTCGCCGCTCAAACTCCGCAACCTCACGCCCGACGCCGGCGCCGGCCTCCGCGACGCAGAGCCAGTGGTCAGCCCGGACGGCAAGACCATCTACAGCAGCTTCAACAAGCCGCTGGCCCGCGCAAATTCACGGTCAATCCTCGTCGCGATCGACGTCGCCACCGGCACCCGCCAGGTCCTGCTCGATACCGAGGGAATGAGCTACTTCCCGGGGCCGGTGAGTCCCGACAACCGGACGCTCGTGGTGCTCAGCGAGAGCGACACCACACCGGCGGCGGCCCCGCAGGTCAAGCTGCACCTATTCGACGTGTCCGGAGCTGCGACCCGGGCGGCAGGCGGCGCCGCCCTGACGCCGCTCGCCCACGGCTGGGACCGCTGGCCGCACCCCGCCGCCTGGCTGCCGGACGGATCAGCCCTTCTGGTCACAGCCGATGAGGACGGCGCCTCGCCGGTCTTCCGGATCAGCGTGACCGGAGACGGGGGAGCCGGGCAGGTCACACGCCTGACTGCCGATACGGCCGCGTACACCGACGTCGTCGTTGCCCCGGACGGCCGCACCGCCTATGCGCTGCGCAGCTCCTACGAATTCCCCGCGGAAGCGGTGCGGATCGATCTCGCCGGCGGCGGCGACGTCGTCCGGCTCCCTGCCCCCGCGGAACGCCCGCATTACAAGGGTTCGCTGGAACGCGTGGCGACGACGGCGGCGGATGGCACCCGTGTGCCGGCGTACCTGGCACTCCCGGAAGGGGCCACGGCCGGAAACCCGGCACCCCTGCTGCTCTGGATCCACGGCGGGCCGCTCGGGTCGTGGAATGCCTGGACGTGGCGCTGGAACCCCTGGCTGCTCGTGGCGCGGGGCTATGCCGTGTTGCTGCCGGACCCGGCGCTCTCCACCGGTTACGGCCAGCACCACATCCAGCGCGGCTGGGGTGAATGGGGCAAAGCCCCGTTCACCGACCTGATGGCCATCACCGACGCCGTTGTGCAGCGGCCGGACATTGATGAGACCCGCACTGCGGCCATGGGCGGTTCCTTCGGCGGCTACATGGCGAACTGGGTGGCCGGCCACACGGACCGGTTCAAGGCGATCGTCACCCACGCCAGTCTCTGGGCGCTGGACCAGTTCGGCCCCACCACGGACGCCGCGCAGTACTGGCTCAAGGAAATGACGGCCGAGATGGCGTTGGAGAACTCCCCGCACCTGCACGTGGAGAACATCAGCACCCCGATGCTCGTCATCCATGGGGACAAGGACTACCGCGTCCCGATCGGCGAGGGCCTGCGGCTCTGGTACGAGCTCCTCTCCAAGTCCCGGCTCGCGGCCGACGAAAACGGCGAGACCGACCACCGGTTCCTCTACTTCCCGGATGAGAACCACTGGATCCTGCAGCCGAGGCACGCCAAGGTCTGGTATGGCGTAGTTGAGCACTTCCTCGCCAAGAACCTGCTGGACAAGGATCTGCCGGTGCCTGAGGAGCTGGGTCTCTAG
- the dhaM gene encoding dihydroxyacetone kinase phosphoryl donor subunit DhaM, with the protein MTVNLVVVSHSEKIADGAVELAAQMAPDVLIIPAGGTDDGRIGTSLERVTAALEQAGDANSDGIVVLTDLGSAVMTAESAVEFLADPSSVLLADAPLIEGLVAAAVAAQAGADPQGVKQAAEAVYRPPAAVRHAHVHRPPEATGDFELINLAGMHARPAAKIAGGLSGMDAEVTVNGADGASMTELMMLGAAKGAVLHVEASGPDATKAVDYLRGLITAGFGEP; encoded by the coding sequence ATGACGGTCAATCTCGTCGTCGTCTCCCACAGCGAAAAGATTGCCGACGGCGCCGTCGAGCTCGCCGCCCAGATGGCACCAGACGTCCTGATCATCCCCGCCGGCGGCACCGACGACGGCCGGATCGGCACGAGCCTCGAGCGGGTCACGGCCGCGCTGGAACAGGCCGGGGACGCCAACAGCGACGGCATAGTCGTCCTGACGGATCTCGGCTCGGCCGTGATGACAGCCGAGTCAGCGGTGGAGTTCCTGGCGGATCCCTCCTCAGTGCTGCTGGCCGATGCGCCGCTCATCGAGGGCCTCGTCGCGGCCGCTGTGGCAGCCCAGGCCGGAGCTGATCCCCAGGGCGTGAAGCAAGCCGCGGAAGCCGTCTACCGGCCGCCGGCCGCTGTTCGGCACGCCCACGTGCACCGGCCGCCGGAGGCAACAGGGGATTTTGAACTCATCAACCTGGCCGGAATGCACGCACGTCCGGCGGCGAAGATCGCCGGCGGACTGTCCGGCATGGACGCCGAGGTGACGGTCAATGGCGCCGACGGTGCGTCGATGACTGAGCTTATGATGCTCGGGGCGGCAAAGGGCGCGGTCCTGCACGTCGAAGCCAGCGGCCCGGATGCCACCAAGGCCGTGGACTACCTGCGCGGGCTTATCACGGCAGGCTTCGGCGAACCTTAG
- a CDS encoding histone-like nucleoid-structuring protein Lsr2 translates to MAQKVKIILVDDLDGGSADETVRFGLDGVSYEIDLSSENAAGLRSAVERFVSHARKTSSGRATRTKISSGRNQDSAQIRQWARDNGYAVNSRGRIQAEIQEAYQKANS, encoded by the coding sequence ATGGCACAGAAAGTAAAAATCATCCTTGTCGATGATCTGGATGGGGGATCCGCGGACGAAACCGTCCGGTTTGGCCTTGACGGCGTCAGCTACGAAATCGACCTGTCATCGGAAAATGCTGCCGGACTGCGCTCCGCGGTTGAGCGGTTTGTAAGCCACGCACGCAAGACTTCGAGTGGCCGCGCAACGCGCACCAAGATTTCATCGGGACGGAACCAGGACTCCGCCCAGATCCGGCAGTGGGCCCGCGATAACGGCTATGCGGTAAACAGCCGCGGCCGCATCCAGGCTGAAATTCAGGAAGCCTACCAAAAGGCAAATTCCTAG
- a CDS encoding A/G-specific adenine glycosylase, with amino-acid sequence MALIYYAESIKALADSPAVPVSARPQDIPADVPLSVLHKALDTWFGANARDLPWRAAECTPWGVLVSEIMLQQTPVVRVLPVWEEWLRRWPEPADLAREPAGEAVRAWGRLGYPRRALRLHAAAGAIGANHGGKVPGTYPDLLELPGVGSYTAAAVAAFAFGRRETVVDTNIRRVHARLFSGAALPSQSLNAAEMRLAAQALPDDAVSSVRWNASVMELGALVCTARSPKCGDCPVSSSCAWLAAGEPPPTYTPKGPSWHGTDRQVRGAVMAVLRMAESPVAPALFQQAAADLGFEPAGIGIPLAALHRLNSAPEQLERALSGLLSDGLAELHPAGFRLPA; translated from the coding sequence GTGGCCCTCATCTATTACGCTGAATCCATCAAAGCTCTAGCCGATTCCCCCGCCGTCCCCGTCTCAGCGCGCCCGCAGGACATCCCCGCCGACGTTCCGCTGTCCGTCCTGCACAAGGCCCTGGACACCTGGTTCGGGGCGAACGCCCGGGACCTGCCATGGCGGGCGGCTGAATGCACGCCATGGGGTGTCCTGGTCAGCGAGATCATGCTGCAGCAGACGCCGGTGGTGCGCGTGCTGCCCGTCTGGGAGGAATGGCTGCGGCGCTGGCCGGAGCCCGCCGATCTGGCCAGGGAGCCTGCCGGCGAAGCGGTCCGGGCCTGGGGGCGGCTGGGCTATCCGCGGCGGGCCCTGCGGCTGCACGCGGCCGCCGGCGCCATCGGCGCCAACCACGGCGGAAAGGTGCCCGGAACGTACCCGGACCTGCTGGAGCTGCCCGGGGTGGGCAGCTACACGGCGGCGGCCGTCGCCGCGTTCGCCTTCGGCCGCCGCGAAACCGTGGTGGACACCAACATCCGCCGCGTGCACGCCCGCCTGTTTTCCGGCGCGGCCCTGCCATCGCAGTCGCTGAACGCCGCGGAGATGCGGCTTGCCGCGCAGGCGCTTCCGGACGACGCCGTCTCTTCCGTGCGATGGAATGCCTCCGTCATGGAGCTGGGCGCATTGGTATGCACTGCCCGGTCGCCGAAATGCGGGGATTGTCCGGTCAGTAGCTCCTGCGCCTGGCTTGCAGCCGGTGAGCCGCCGCCGACGTACACCCCGAAAGGGCCGTCGTGGCACGGAACGGACCGCCAGGTTCGCGGAGCCGTGATGGCGGTGCTCCGCATGGCCGAGTCCCCGGTCGCCCCCGCGCTGTTCCAGCAGGCCGCCGCGGACCTTGGCTTCGAACCGGCGGGGATCGGCATCCCGCTGGCCGCCCTGCACCGGCTCAACTCCGCTCCGGAGCAGCTGGAGCGCGCGCTGTCCGGGCTGCTGAGCGATGGACTCGCCGAGCTGCATCCGGCGGGTTTCCGGCTGCCCGCCTGA
- the dhaL gene encoding dihydroxyacetone kinase subunit DhaL — protein MGLDVNWALRWLTLSAEAMAEHREELIELDRPIGDSDHGENMDRGFKAVMVKIAEAPPETAGAALKLTAMTLMSKVGGAAGPLYGTAFLRAATAMGEAADIDAATLASAIQAARDGIVARGKAESGDKTMVDAWTPAVDAAASAAGDSDVHKVLVAAAEAAEAGAVSTDPMLARKGRASYLGERSIGHRDPGAVSTALILRAAVGAAE, from the coding sequence GTGGGGCTGGACGTCAACTGGGCGTTGCGGTGGCTGACCCTCTCAGCCGAGGCCATGGCGGAGCACCGGGAAGAGCTCATCGAGCTGGACCGGCCGATCGGCGATTCGGACCATGGCGAGAACATGGACCGCGGCTTCAAGGCGGTGATGGTCAAAATCGCCGAGGCTCCGCCGGAAACGGCTGGAGCGGCACTGAAGCTGACCGCCATGACCCTGATGTCCAAGGTCGGCGGAGCTGCCGGCCCGCTTTACGGCACAGCCTTCCTCCGGGCGGCGACGGCGATGGGCGAGGCGGCCGACATCGACGCAGCCACTCTCGCCTCGGCGATCCAGGCCGCACGGGACGGGATCGTGGCCCGCGGCAAGGCGGAATCGGGCGACAAGACGATGGTCGACGCCTGGACCCCGGCGGTTGACGCGGCTGCTTCCGCCGCCGGGGACAGCGACGTGCACAAGGTCCTGGTGGCGGCCGCGGAGGCAGCCGAAGCCGGCGCCGTCTCCACGGATCCGATGCTCGCGCGCAAGGGGCGTGCCAGCTATCTGGGGGAGCGCAGCATCGGCCACCGGGATCCGGGCGCCGTCTCGACCGCCCTGATCCTGCGCGCCGCCGTCGGGGCTGCCGAATGA
- the dhaK gene encoding dihydroxyacetone kinase subunit DhaK, with the protein MKKLINDPRAVVDESVEGFGLAHADLVTVFADPKYIVRKDAPVAGKVGLVSGGGSGHEPLHGGYVGLGMLDAAVPGAVFTSPTPDQILPATLAVNSGAGVVHIVKNYTGDVLNFETAAELAQAEGVEIRTVLVNDDVAVQDSLYTAGRRGVGGTVLVEKIAGAAAERGDSLDAVAAIGDRVNQNVRSMGVALTACTVPHAGSPSFVLEENEIEIGIGIHGEPGRHRIPMENADGITDRLLEPVVSDLGLASGDKVLLFVNGMGGTPQSELYIVYRRAVQQLAAQGITVARSLVGNYITSLEMQGCSITVLRLDDEMTSLWDAPVHTPALRWGV; encoded by the coding sequence ATGAAGAAGCTCATCAATGATCCCCGCGCCGTGGTTGACGAGTCAGTGGAGGGCTTCGGGCTTGCCCATGCCGACCTCGTGACCGTCTTTGCGGACCCCAAGTACATCGTGCGCAAGGACGCGCCGGTGGCAGGAAAAGTCGGGCTGGTCTCCGGCGGCGGCAGCGGGCACGAGCCCCTGCACGGCGGCTACGTCGGCCTCGGAATGCTCGACGCCGCGGTGCCGGGCGCCGTGTTCACCTCGCCCACACCGGACCAGATCCTGCCGGCCACCCTTGCCGTCAACTCAGGCGCCGGCGTCGTGCACATCGTGAAGAACTACACCGGCGACGTCCTCAACTTCGAGACCGCCGCGGAGCTGGCCCAGGCGGAAGGAGTTGAGATCCGGACCGTGCTGGTGAACGACGACGTCGCGGTGCAGGACTCGCTGTACACCGCCGGACGGCGCGGCGTGGGCGGAACCGTGCTGGTGGAAAAGATCGCCGGTGCCGCTGCGGAACGCGGCGACAGCCTCGACGCCGTCGCGGCCATCGGCGACCGGGTCAACCAGAACGTACGCAGCATGGGTGTCGCGTTGACCGCCTGCACCGTCCCGCACGCAGGGTCGCCAAGCTTCGTCCTGGAGGAAAACGAAATCGAGATCGGCATCGGCATCCACGGTGAGCCCGGCCGGCACCGGATTCCGATGGAGAACGCCGACGGCATCACGGACCGCCTGCTGGAACCGGTGGTCAGCGACCTCGGGCTGGCCTCCGGGGACAAGGTGCTCCTGTTCGTCAATGGCATGGGCGGCACCCCGCAGAGCGAGCTCTACATTGTGTACCGCCGGGCCGTGCAGCAGCTGGCCGCGCAGGGCATCACCGTGGCGCGCTCACTGGTCGGCAACTACATCACGTCCCTCGAAATGCAGGGGTGCTCCATTACCGTCCTGCGCCTCGACGACGAGATGACCTCGCTTTGGGATGCTCCCGTCCACACCCCCGCGCTCCGCTGGGGCGTCTGA